In the genome of Lacerta agilis isolate rLacAgi1 chromosome 2, rLacAgi1.pri, whole genome shotgun sequence, one region contains:
- the PRPSAP1 gene encoding phosphoribosyl pyrophosphate synthase-associated protein 1 isoform X1, giving the protein MPRKLLLPYRSVFSHPRAPRGLHDSLAMNAARSGYRVFSANSTAACTELAKKITERLGAELGKSVVYQETNGETRVEIKESVRGQDVFIIQTIPRDVNTAVMELLIMAYALRTSCAKNIIGVIPYFPYSKQSKMRKRGSIVCKLLASMLAKAGLTHIITMDLHQKEIQGFFSFPVDNLRASPFLLQYIQEEIPDYRNAVIVAKSPDAAKRAQSYAERLRLGLAVIHGEAQCTEQDMDDGRHSPPTVKNTTLHTGLELPFMMAKEKPPITVVGDVGGRIAIIVDDIIDDVESFVAAAEILKERGAYKIFIMATHGLLSADAPRLIEESSIDEVVVTNTVPHEVQKLQCPKIKTVDISLILSEAIRRIHNGESMAYLFRNITMDD; this is encoded by the exons ATGCCAAGGAAATTGCTGTTACCTTATAGATCTGTATTTTCTCACCCTCGAGCTCCAAGGGGTTTGCATGATTCCTTGGCAATGAACGCAGCCAGAAGTGGCTACCGAGTCTTCTCGGCAAACTCCACAGCGGCCTGCACAGAGCTGGCGAAGAAAATCACTGA GCGACTTGGTGCTGAGCTTGGAAAATCTGTGGTATATCAGGAAACCAATGGAG AAACAAGGGTTGAAATAAAAGAATCGGTTCGAGGTCAGGATGTGTTCATTATTCAGACAATACCCAG AGATGTGAACACTGCAGTGATGGAACTGTTAATCATGGCTTATGCACTGAGGACGTCCTGTGCCAAAAATATCATTGGGGTAATTCCCTACTTCCCCTACAGCAAACAAAGCAAGATGAGGAAGAGAGGCTCTATAGTCTGCAAACTCCTTGCTTCCATGTTGGCCAAAGCGG gCTTAACACACATCATAACTATGGATCTTCATCAAAAAGAAATCCAGGGATTTTTCAGCTTTCCTGTTGACAACCTGAGGGCTTCCCCTTTCTTGCTTCAGTATATACAAGAAGAG ATTCCTGATTACAGAAATGCAGTAATTGTAGCAAAGAGTCCTGATGCTGCTAAGAG GGCCCAGTCTTATGCGGAGCGACTACGGTTAGGACTAGCGGTCATCCATGGGGAGGCTCAGTGCACAGAACAAGACATGGATGATGGACGCCACTCTCCTCCAACAGTCAAAAATACTACTCTGCACACTGGTCTGGAGCTACCCT TTATGATGGCCAAAGAGAAACCACCAATAACAGTAGTTGGAGATGTTGGAGGTAGAATTGCCATCATTGTG GATGACATCATTGATGATGTGGAAAGCTTTGTGGCCGCTGCAGAAATCCTGAAAGAGCGTGGTGCTTATAAGATCTTCATCATGGCAACTCATGGGCTTTTGTCTGCTGATGCTCCACGTCTAATTGAAGAGTCATCAATTGATGAG GTGGTGGTCACCAATACAGTTCCTCATGAAGTGCAGAAACTGCAGTGTCCCAAGATAAAGACTGTGGATATCAGTTTGATCCTCTCTGAAGCCATCCGCCGAATCCACAATGGGGAATCCATGGCTTACCTCTTCCGCAACATTACCATGGATGATTAG
- the PRPSAP1 gene encoding phosphoribosyl pyrophosphate synthase-associated protein 1 isoform X2 — protein MNAARSGYRVFSANSTAACTELAKKITERLGAELGKSVVYQETNGETRVEIKESVRGQDVFIIQTIPRDVNTAVMELLIMAYALRTSCAKNIIGVIPYFPYSKQSKMRKRGSIVCKLLASMLAKAGLTHIITMDLHQKEIQGFFSFPVDNLRASPFLLQYIQEEIPDYRNAVIVAKSPDAAKRAQSYAERLRLGLAVIHGEAQCTEQDMDDGRHSPPTVKNTTLHTGLELPFMMAKEKPPITVVGDVGGRIAIIVDDIIDDVESFVAAAEILKERGAYKIFIMATHGLLSADAPRLIEESSIDEVVVTNTVPHEVQKLQCPKIKTVDISLILSEAIRRIHNGESMAYLFRNITMDD, from the exons ATGAACGCAGCCAGAAGTGGCTACCGAGTCTTCTCGGCAAACTCCACAGCGGCCTGCACAGAGCTGGCGAAGAAAATCACTGA GCGACTTGGTGCTGAGCTTGGAAAATCTGTGGTATATCAGGAAACCAATGGAG AAACAAGGGTTGAAATAAAAGAATCGGTTCGAGGTCAGGATGTGTTCATTATTCAGACAATACCCAG AGATGTGAACACTGCAGTGATGGAACTGTTAATCATGGCTTATGCACTGAGGACGTCCTGTGCCAAAAATATCATTGGGGTAATTCCCTACTTCCCCTACAGCAAACAAAGCAAGATGAGGAAGAGAGGCTCTATAGTCTGCAAACTCCTTGCTTCCATGTTGGCCAAAGCGG gCTTAACACACATCATAACTATGGATCTTCATCAAAAAGAAATCCAGGGATTTTTCAGCTTTCCTGTTGACAACCTGAGGGCTTCCCCTTTCTTGCTTCAGTATATACAAGAAGAG ATTCCTGATTACAGAAATGCAGTAATTGTAGCAAAGAGTCCTGATGCTGCTAAGAG GGCCCAGTCTTATGCGGAGCGACTACGGTTAGGACTAGCGGTCATCCATGGGGAGGCTCAGTGCACAGAACAAGACATGGATGATGGACGCCACTCTCCTCCAACAGTCAAAAATACTACTCTGCACACTGGTCTGGAGCTACCCT TTATGATGGCCAAAGAGAAACCACCAATAACAGTAGTTGGAGATGTTGGAGGTAGAATTGCCATCATTGTG GATGACATCATTGATGATGTGGAAAGCTTTGTGGCCGCTGCAGAAATCCTGAAAGAGCGTGGTGCTTATAAGATCTTCATCATGGCAACTCATGGGCTTTTGTCTGCTGATGCTCCACGTCTAATTGAAGAGTCATCAATTGATGAG GTGGTGGTCACCAATACAGTTCCTCATGAAGTGCAGAAACTGCAGTGTCCCAAGATAAAGACTGTGGATATCAGTTTGATCCTCTCTGAAGCCATCCGCCGAATCCACAATGGGGAATCCATGGCTTACCTCTTCCGCAACATTACCATGGATGATTAG